In a single window of the Oenanthe melanoleuca isolate GR-GAL-2019-014 chromosome 28, OMel1.0, whole genome shotgun sequence genome:
- the AMH gene encoding muellerian-inhibiting factor yields the protein MSALRELLLCLVLLLPSAALPRKQERDSLLEPSLLEELQAEGRKVGNGSLQESPRSRRAAGTRPLPEAEPGGRCPQGEAEEGGPGWSSPQPWPLGALEGPVCRVRMEQDGAGPRHLEVVGVLSHYESSFIKLLRRRRSWDGTLAGTFGLCPARGAGAAPHPLQRIHQHVLEPRPRRFLVLHLEEVQWEAQVKLRFQLVFQAEVGRALGELQAAVMLFYLGRREGSGPPQELLLTGPGLARDQRLCLSRDTQFLALAAAAASVTRSAERLRFSASLAIHGGAGGAPLPRAEVQQLLFGSDDKCFTRMTPVLLLLAKPRQQEEEEEEEEALAPSSYLSAEGVVDTAPYPQLSPAQAGSEELPTPTAPSQANTSSPAPGGSAQFLAVLTQFIRQLLNSSSEPPPQPNAHHWLDFEVMETLPHQLLNLSEEAALERLVQSEEPSVLLLPQDSGAVLEQHLGDWQPEGSVLQLLTGKLQLLIQELRDIPAFQANAALFQHLLSFCYFPAEPGQAGPAERGRDPRKLRTLLLLKALQAVRARWQEHRKVQRQNRSARHQAHCRLQELTIDLRDRHFIVMPTAYVANNCEGPCRLPLSSRISSYFSHTVLLLDVQERGSPLRRAPCCVPVRYSDQLIISLSSDGLEIRKFPNMVAEECGCR from the exons ATGAGCGctctcagggagctgctgctgtgcctggtgctgctgctcccctctgcagctctgcccaggaaGCAGGAGAGGGATTCCCTGCTGGAGCCGAgcctgctggaggagctgcaggcagaaggGAGGAAGGTGGGGAATGGAAGCTTGCAGGAGTCACCCAGGTCCAGGAGGGCTGCTGGCACTCGGCCCTTGCCCGAGGCCGAGCCGGGAGGCAGGTGCCCgcagggagaggctgaggagggGGGCCCGGGCTGGTCCAGCCCGCAGCCCTGGCCCCTGGGGGCCCTGGAGGGGCCCGTGTGCCGGgtgaggatggagcaggacGGGGCCGGCCCGAGGCACCTGGAGGTGGTGGGTGTGCTCAGCCACTACGAGAGCAGCTTCATCAAACTGCTGCGGCGGCGCCGGAGCTGGGACGGGACCTTGGCCGGGACCTTCGGGCTGTGCCCggcccgcggggcgggggcggctccGCATCCCCTGCAGCGCATCCACCAGCACGTGCTGGAGCCGCGGCCGCGGAGGTTCCTCGTCCTGCACCTGGAGGAAG TGCAGTGGGAAGCGCAGGTGAAGCTGCGGTTCCAGCTGGTTTTCCAGGCGGAGGTGGGACGggccctgggagagctgcaggcgGCCGTGATGCTCTTCTACCTGGGCCGCCGGGAGGGCTCGGGGCCCCcgcaggagctgctgctcaccgGCCCGGGGCTGGCTCGGGACCAG AGGCTCTGCCTCTCCAGGGACACGCAGTTCCTGGCGCTGGCAGCCGCCGCAGCCTCGGTGACCCGCAGCGCGGAGCGGCTCCGCTTCTCGGCGTCCCTGGCCATCCACGGCGGCGCGGGAG GTGCCCCCCTGCCCCGCGCGgaggtgcagcagctcctgttcgGCTCCGATGACAAATGTTTCACCCGCATGACcccggtgctgctgctgctggccaagccacggcagcaggaggaggaagaggaggaagaagaggctTTGGCCCCATCCTCCTACCTCTCTGCTGAGGGGGTGGTGGACACGGCTCCGTACCCACAGCTCAG cccagcccaggccgGGAGCGAGGAGCTGCCGACCCCCACGGCCCCGAGCCAAGCCAACACCTCATCCCCAGCGCCCGGGGGCAGCGCCCAGTTCCTGGCAGTCCTGACCCAGTTCATCCGGCAGCTCCTGAACTCCTCCAGTGAGCCGCCCCCCCAGCCCAATGCCCACCACTGGCTGGACTTCGAGGTGATGGAGACCCTCCCTCACCAGCTGCTCAACCTGTCGGAGGAGGCGGCGCTGGAGCGCCTGGTGCAGTCGGAGGAGCCctcggtgctgctgctgccccaggacagcGGGGccgtgctggagcagcacctgggggaCTGGCAGCCGGAGGGCAGcgtgctgcagctgctgacgggcaaactgcagctgctcatcCAGGAGCTCAGGGACATCCCGGCTTTCCAAGCCAACGCGGCGCTTTTCCAGCACCTCCTGAGCTTCTGCTACTTCCCAGCCGAGCCGGGCCAGGCCGGGCcggccgagcggggccgggacccGCGGAAGCTGCgcacgctgctgctgctgaaggcgCTGCAGGCGGTGCGGGCGCgctggcaggagcacaggaaggTGCAGCGGCAGAACCGCAGCGCCCGGCACCAGGCGCACTGCCGGCTGCAGGAGCTCACCATCGACCTGCGCGACCGCCACTTCATCGTCATGCCCACCGCCTACGTGGCCAACAACTGCGAGGGGCCCTGCCGCCTGCCGCTCTCCTCGCGCATCTCCAGCTACTTCTCGCAcacggtgctgctgctggacgTGCAGGAGCGCGGCTCGCCGCTGCGCAGGGCTCCCTGCTGCGTGCCCGTGCGCTACTCGGACCAGCTCATCATCAGCCTCTCCTCGGACGGGCTGGAGATCCGCAAGTTCCCCAACATGGTGGCAGAGGAGTGCGGCTGCCGGTGA
- the LOC130264561 gene encoding cyclic nucleotide-gated cation channel beta-1-like: MPEPAPLSGDRKAAEKKRVEKVGAKGSAAGPPVPRSLPVQSKAEPPSLDPAEEPLLWEGLTLNKCILVASVVALLSVTFQVLQAPCSKEGLARGRQEPPPPPVPEPLSPKAEEIPEVVTAQPPPPPESSVPEDDGDDEDGEDDYDSEADSNLAEPWIFKKWFGRATPEDEDKDGDKDEDEDKDEDKDEDEDKEEEPEDVPEVPMAVMEGKKSQEKHKKVEKEEKEEEKEEEEEEEEEEKEEEKEEKEEDKEENEEEEEEEEEEEEEEEKKEKKKKEKKEKSREGRAVHAERSSRREARAKDRTAGDKAGRAPRAPREPEQQPQKKRDRERKERKERRREREESRREGWKGRPGRESPRRDWKQQQKGRKPWEPGREGKRRD; encoded by the exons ATGCCCGAGCCAGCCCCGCTGAGCGGGGACAGGAAAGCGGCGGAGAAGAAGCGGGTGGAGAAGGTGGGAGCCAAGGGCAGCGCTGCCGGGCCTCCAG TCCCCAGGAGCCTCCCGGTGCAGAGCAAGGCGGAGCCGCCCAGCCTGGACCCGGCGGAGGAGCCgctgctctgggaagggctCACCCTCAACAAGTGCATCCTGGTGGCCTCCGTGGTGGCCCTGCTCAGCGTCACCTTCCAGGTGCTCCAAG CTCCATGCTCCAAGGAGGGACTCGCCCGCGGCCGGCAGGAGCCTCCGCCCCCGCCCGTTCCCG aGCCGCTGAGCCCCAAGGCGGAGGAGATCCCGGAGGTGGTGACTGCCCAGCCCCCGCCGCCACCGGAGAGCAGCGTGCCGGAGGATGACGGTGATGACGAAGACGGTGAGGATGACTATGACAGCGAAGCTGACAGCAACCTG GCAGAACCCTGGATCTTCAAGAAGTGGTTTGGCCGTGCAACACCAGAGGATGAGGACAAGGATGGGGAcaaggatgaagatgaggacAAAGATGAAGACAAAGATGAGGATGAGGACAAGGAAGAAGAACCTGAAGATGTCCCCGAGGTGCCAATGGCTGTGATGGAGGGGAAGAAGAGTCAGGAGAAGCATAAGAAGGtagagaaggaggagaaggaggaggagaaggaggaggaggaggaggaggaggaggaggagaaagaagaagaaaaggaggagaaggaggaagacaAAGAGGagaatgaggaggaggaggaggaagaggaggaggaggaagaggaggaggagaagaaggagaagaagaagaaagagaagaaggagaaatcCCGGGAAGGCCGTGCTGTCCATGCGGAGCGGAGCAGCCGGAGGGAGGCACGAGCCAAGGACAGGACAGCGGGGGACAAAGctggcagagcccccagggccccCAGGGAACCcgagcagcagccccagaagAAGCGGGACcgggagaggaaggagaggaaggagagacGGCGGGAGCGGGAGGAGTCCCGGAGGGAGGGGTGGAAGGGCCGGCCCGGCCGGGAGAGCCCGAGGCGGgactggaagcagcagcagaagggcaggaagCCCTGGGAGCCGGGCAGGGAGGGCAAGAGGCGCGACTGA